In one Electrophorus electricus isolate fEleEle1 chromosome 21, fEleEle1.pri, whole genome shotgun sequence genomic region, the following are encoded:
- the dpep2 gene encoding dipeptidase 2: protein MLKGPGTWKLWLGSVLLLVLKEVQSHCSFYSSALELMSKHRLIDGHNDLALRLRMFHSNKLSRLDLYNNTRTSTDITRLKAAHIGGQMFAAYVMCTTQDKDAVRLTLEQIDVIRRMCTEYPELELVTTAEDLRKTKKMACLISVEGGHSIDSSIPVLRMFYQLGVRSVTLTHNCNTPWAETSSGYYPNFYSKRQNNSLTDFGKAVVDEMNRLGMLIDLSHTSWATAHAVLQRSRAPVIFSHSSSYTVCNHSRNVPDNLLQMLKENGGLIMVNFHSAFIACKQEASISLVADHFDYLRRVVGAESIGIGGDYDGATGFPPGLEDVSKYPALICELLRRNWTVEELARVLRLNFLRVFDSVEKIRDEMSSVTPSEVDIPFAEADHYCRSVLKPPKISRDMNLLQERGGALSPSLSPLSWALLLLTLLHPYSSTVISG, encoded by the exons ATGCTGAAGGGTCCGGGCACGTGGAAGCTATGGCTGGGCTCCGTTTTACTTCTCGTGCTCAAAGAAGTGCAGTCACATTGCAGTTTTTACAGCTCAGCGCTGGAACTGATGTCAAAACACCGACTGATAGATGG ACACAATGACCTTGCGCTGCGTCTCAGGATGTTCCACAGTAACAAACTGAGCCGACTGGATCTGTACAACAACACCAGAACCAGCACGGATATTACCCGACTCAAAGCTGCTCACATCGGAGGGCAG ATGTTTGCGGCATATGTGATGTGTACGACTCAGGACAAGGATGCAGTCCGACTGACCCTGGAACAGATCGATGTGATACGCCGCATGTGTACTGAATACCCGGAGCTGGAGCTGGTCACCACGGCTGAGG aCCTAAGGAAAACGAAGAAAATGGCCTGTCTCATCAGTGTTGAAGGTGGCCATTCCATTGACAGCAGTATACCAGTTTTGCGGATGTTTTACCAACTCGGAGTGCGATCGGTGACTCTCACCCATAACTGCAACACACCTTG GGCGGAGACGTCGTCGGGATATTACCCTAACTTCTACTCTAAGAGACAGAACAACAGCCTAACAGACTTCGGTAAG GCGGTGGTTGACGAGATGAACAGACTGGGGATGCTGATCGACCTGTCCCACACGTCATGGGCCACGGCACACGCGGTACTGCAGCGTTCCAGAGCCCCTGTCAtcttcagccactcctcctcCTACACCGTCTGCAACCACAGCCGCAACGTTCCAGACAACCTGCTCCAGATGCTG AAGGAAAATGGAGGCCTCATCATGGTGAACTTCCACAGTGCTTTCATAGCCTGCAAACAAGAAGCAAGCATCTCTTTAGTAGCCG ATCACTTTGACTATCTAAGGCGCGTGGTAGGAGCAGAGAGTATTGGCATCGGAGGAGACTACGACGGGGCCACTGG CTTTCCTCCGGGTCTGGAGGACGTGTCGAAGTACCCTGCTCTGATATGTGAGCTGCTGAGGCGGAACTGGACCGTGGAAGAGCTGGCACGCGTGCTCAGGCTCAACTTTCTCAGGGTGTTCGACAGTGTGGAGAAG ATACGTGATGAGATGTCCAGCGTCACTCCCAGTGAGGTCGACATCCCCTTTGCGGAGGCCGACCACTACTGTCGTTCTGTGCTCAAGCCACCAAAGATTTCCAGAGACATGAACCTGCTCCAGGAGAGGGGAGGCGCGCTCTCCCCATCACTGAGCCCTCTGAGCTGggctctgctcctcctcacttTACTGCATCCATACAGCAGCACCGTCATTTCGGGATGA